A part of Microbulbifer salipaludis genomic DNA contains:
- a CDS encoding PQQ-dependent sugar dehydrogenase, whose translation MGLFTIRTGKRALRCGLALAGTALALAFSSVAQAAKGDIYLDKLNLPQGFKIEVYAKDIPNARHMVRSAKGTLFVGSMGEGKVYAVLDKDGDQKADEVKVIAEGLKRPTGVALRDGDLYVSAITSILRFDDIEANLDNPPDPVIITDQFPEKHHGWKYIAFGPDGWLYVPVGAPCNICEEKDYANIQRLKIEGDKVVKTETWAEGVRNTVGFTWHPQTKHLWFTDNGRDMLGDDIPPCELNTAPVAGLHFGYPYCHGKDVLDPEFGNKGSGEGKQCSAYVPPVQELGPHVAPLGVKFYTGDQFPAAYKNQVLIAEHGSWNRSQKIGYRVTLVTLNEQGEATSYAPFIDGWLQGEEVWGRPVDVLVMPDGALLVSDDYAGAIYRVSYQK comes from the coding sequence ATGGGTCTGTTCACCATCCGCACTGGCAAGCGCGCGCTACGCTGCGGGCTTGCCCTAGCCGGCACGGCATTGGCGCTGGCGTTCAGCAGTGTGGCGCAAGCGGCCAAGGGCGATATCTATCTGGACAAGCTGAACCTGCCGCAGGGCTTCAAGATCGAGGTCTACGCCAAGGACATTCCCAATGCACGCCATATGGTGCGCAGCGCCAAGGGCACCCTGTTTGTCGGCTCCATGGGTGAGGGCAAGGTCTATGCGGTACTGGACAAAGACGGCGACCAGAAAGCCGATGAGGTGAAAGTGATCGCCGAGGGCCTCAAGCGCCCCACCGGCGTGGCACTCAGAGATGGCGACCTGTATGTCAGCGCCATCACCAGCATCCTGCGCTTCGATGACATTGAGGCGAATCTCGACAACCCACCGGACCCGGTCATCATCACCGACCAGTTCCCGGAGAAGCACCACGGCTGGAAATATATCGCGTTTGGCCCGGATGGCTGGTTGTATGTGCCGGTCGGCGCGCCGTGTAATATCTGTGAGGAAAAGGACTACGCCAACATCCAGCGCCTGAAGATTGAAGGCGACAAAGTGGTGAAAACCGAGACCTGGGCCGAGGGGGTTCGCAACACGGTGGGTTTCACCTGGCACCCGCAGACCAAGCACCTGTGGTTTACCGACAATGGTCGCGACATGCTGGGCGACGATATTCCCCCCTGCGAGCTGAACACGGCACCGGTTGCCGGCCTGCACTTTGGATATCCCTATTGCCACGGCAAGGACGTGCTCGATCCCGAATTTGGCAATAAAGGGAGCGGCGAGGGCAAGCAGTGCAGCGCCTATGTGCCGCCGGTACAGGAGCTGGGGCCGCATGTGGCACCACTGGGCGTGAAGTTCTATACCGGTGACCAGTTTCCGGCCGCCTACAAAAACCAGGTGCTGATCGCAGAGCACGGCTCCTGGAACCGCAGCCAGAAGATTGGCTACCGGGTAACCCTGGTAACTCTCAACGAGCAGGGCGAGGCCACCTCCTACGCGCCGTTTATTGATGGCTGGTTGCAGGGTGAAGAAGTCTGGGGGCGTCCGGTGGATGTGCTGGTGATGCCCGATGGCGCGTTGCTGGTATCGGACGATTATGCCGGCGCCATCTACCGGGTCAGTTATCAGAAATAA